The following are encoded together in the Oscarella lobularis chromosome 10, ooOscLobu1.1, whole genome shotgun sequence genome:
- the LOC136192476 gene encoding A disintegrin and metalloproteinase with thrombospondin motifs 6-like: protein MPLLPLLRQSVLLELAFLLVAVAATVAETTTTGPRIDNLNATLSRSPQEGDDDNVVDYTINESGGDGRGVHLHLIKNSLTNQYPGNYILYRGTVNGKDRASSVAVTINADGHMSGFFGVQDVSYFIRPPRNAIASNQHMLERHIVGKSEESGQADNVRFKRSTRDWVRERTVEVLVVVDFRTSYEHGRETEQYALTLMNMVNGFFRDASIGHNINIQVSRLSLLDRDEFTVSENAHEVLSEFCKWTAKLSAGTNSTNQYDIAVLITGGNLCQTVNGVLDCSLKGHATIEGACTPGRNCIAVADKGMSATAYAIAHGIGHSMGMIHDSAPCEGIMSSERSRHFPAYGQLWSECSRRYLENFLKTANCLDNKVEMKSDSRPTNAPPSEPMPYSSPDEQCRLASGDMSKHCTAQTAAETCRRLLCQPKSWTVSTTESCYPANLNAPAADGTVCSPNKVCFQGKCLRYKPTSIEGGWGKWQSWSDCSRTCGTGVSVSKRPCTNPRPAHGGAYCTGPRARYKLCSTSDCPPKSKSFRRIQCEENRTWPRYRVPSKTEAKGNPCQLSCETEGSPTFRRVIAKEVRDGTECRIGGRGQDAGICISGLCEPIGCDKALGSSLVVDRCGVCGGRGDTCRIVSVTRPYVKQSGHRRICSAPRGATNIDVKQLRPTNNTLDTRVDEGWLSERYKGRDKFVVAGTNIRYCSERKSNGILDRFTSDGPLRARVEFFVNVHGPNLGIECKYTLPRRKLTPVKESVASWVYEPWSECSANCGEGFQNRTVVCVKGTKEVNESRCQGKPSRQRKCTKGPCSWEASSWGRCSKPCDVGFRKRSVQCRSGNCRQEDKPMNTMPCKLQDCSSWKIGQWSPCSSRCREGTQWRDVTCPRGRVCRLPKPENSRTCEGEHNDCVDWVIVRDYGTCKCNTVWQSRTVVCPKTNEELCYGYRPKPPEMRLCNKAPCYVWRIGPWSKSCSVSCGTGVVNRTIVCVNRHTNASVKSKLCSVEDKPIASRMCRETRACPLPPEDRAPGDPCIDANTTICTDAKIHNYCDLQEVRNVCCFSCRKTDKRKQ, encoded by the exons AtgccgctgctgccgctTCTTAGGCAGTCCGTATTGCTCGAGCTCGCCTTTCTGCTCGTCGCAGTCGCAG CTACGGtggcggagacgacgacgactgggCCTCGCATCGACAATCTGAACGCGACCTTGTCACGCTCTCCGCAGGAAGGAgatgacgacaacgtcgtcgactacACTATCAACGAATCTGGCGGCGACGGCCGCGGCGTCCACCTCCATCTAATCAAAAACTCCTTGACTAACCAGTATCCTGGCAACTACATTCTTTATCGGGGAACGGTCAACGGTAAGGATCGAGCGAGCTCCGTAGCGGTGACGATCAATGCAGATGGACACATG AGCGGCTTTTTTGGGGTTCAAGATGTCAGTTACTTTATCAGGCCGCCTCGGAACGCAATCGCTTCCAATCAGCATATGCTTGAGCGCCATATTGTCGGGAAATCCGAAGAATCTGGGCAAGCCGACAACG TCCGGTTCaagcgatcgacgcgcgATTGGGTGCGCGAACGAACAGTCGAAGTCCTCGTGGTCGTCGACTTTCGAACGTCCTACGAACACGGTCGGGAAACGGAACAATACGCGCTCACGCTTATGAATATG GTGAACGGATTCTTTCGCGACGCATCGATTGGCCACAACATCAATATTCAAGTATCTCGTCTTAGTCttctcgatcgcgac gaGTTCACCGTGAGCGAAAACGCTCACGAAGTGCTGTCAGAATTTTGCAAGTGGACGGCCAAGCTGTCGGCGGGAACTAATTCGACGAATCAGTACGACATCGCAGTTCTTATTACGGG GGGTAACTTATGCCAAACGGTAAACGGGGTGCTCGACTGCAGTTTGAAGGGCCACGCCACGATCGAGGGTGCCTGCACACCCGGCAGAAATTGCATAGCAGTAGCCGATAAAGGAATGTCGGCGACTGCCTATGCGATCGCGCACGGAATTGGCCACAG TATGGGAATGATTCATGACAGCGCGCCCTGTGAGGGAATTATGTCGTCAGAGCGGTCGCGTCACTTTCCGGCGTACGGACAACTGTGGTCAGAGTGCAGTCGACGCTACTTGGAAAATTTTCTTAAAACGGCTAATTGCCTGGACAATAAAGTCGAAATGAAAAGTGACAGCCGCCCGACTAATGCGCCGCCGTCAGAGCCGATGCCATACAGTTCGCCAGATGAACAGTGTCGGCTCGCCAGCGGAGACATGTCAAAACACTGCACGGCTCAAACG GCAGCCGAAACGTGCCGCAGACTATTGTGTCAGCCCAAATCGTGGACAGTCTCGACTACGGAGTCGTGTTACCCAGCCAACTTGAACGCTCCGGCCGCAGACGGCACCGTCTGCAGTCCAAATAAG GTGTGTTTTCAAGGAAAATGCCTTCGATACAAGCCGACGTCTATTGAGGGTGGCTGGGGCAAGTGGCAATCGTGGTCCGACTGCAGTCGAACTTGCGGAACGGGAGTGTCCGTATCCAAGAGACCGTGCACCAATCCGAG GCCCGCCCACGGAGGTGCTTACTGTACGGGGCCGCGAGCTCGCTACAAGCTGTGCAGCACATCG GATTGCCCGCCCAAATCGAAAtcatttcgacgaattcagTGCGAGGAGAATCGGACGTGGCCGCGTTACAGGGTGCCGTCTAAGACAGAAG CCAAAGGAAACCCGTGCCAATTGAGCTGCGAGACCGAAGGATCGCCGACGTTTAGGAGAGTAATCGCCAAAGAGGTTCGCGACGGAACAGAATGCCGGATCGGCGGAAGAGGACAAGACGCCGGCATCTGCATAAGTGGACTATGCGAG CCGATCGGTTGCGACAAGGCGCTCGGTTCGTCGCTCGTTGTCGATCGATGCGGCGTGTGCGGAGGACGGGGCGATACGTGTCGGATCGTTTCCGTTACTCGACCCTACGTCAAGCAGAGCGGTCACAGGAGGATCTGTTCGGCACCGAGGGGAGCGACCAATATTGACGTCAAGCAATTAAGGCCGACTAATAATACGCTCG ATACTCGTGTGGATGAGGGTTGGTTATCGGAGCGTTATAAAGGCCGTGACAAATTTGTCGTTGCCGGAACCAACATACGGTACTGCAGCGAAAGGAAATCAAACGGTATTCTGGATAGATTTACGTCTGATGGGCCTCTACGCGCAAGAGTGGAATTCTTT GTTAACGTTCACGGTCCTAACTTGGGCATAGAGTGTAAGTATACGCTGCCGCGACGAAAGCTAACTCCGGTGAAGGAGTCAGTGGCATCGTGGGTGTACGAACCGTGGTCGGAATGCAGTGCAAACTGTGGCGAGGGATTTCAAAACCGTACCGTTGTCTGCGTGAAAGGAACGAAGGAAGTGAACGAGTCGCGATGCCAGGGAAAGCCGAGCCGACAGCGAAAGTGCACAAAAGGACCGTGCTCTTGGGAGGCATCGTCGTGGGGAAGG TGCAGTAAGCCGTGCGACGTTGGATTCCGCAAACGTTCCGTGCAATGCCGGTCGGGCAACTGTCGACAAGAGGACAAACCGATGAACACGATGCCGTGCAAATTGCAAGACTGCAGTTCGTGGAAAATCGGACAATGGTCCCCC TGTTCGAGCCGATGTCGGGAGGGGACTCAGTGGAGAGACGTTACGTGCCCGAGAGGACGCGTGTGCCGTCTCCCCAAGCCAGAGAATTCGCGTACGTGCGAGGGAGAGCACAACGATTGCGTCGATTGGGTCATAGTGCGCGACTATGGAACGTGCAAGTGCAACACCGTCTGGCAAAGTCGAACCGTAGTGTGCCCCAAAACGAACGAGGAATTGTGCTACGGGTATCGACCGAAACCACCCGAGATGCGACTATGCAACAAGGCGCCATGCTATGTGTGGAGAATAGGTCCATGGTCCAAATCG TGCTCGGTTTCTTGTGGTACTGGGGTCGTAAATCGAACGATCGTGTGCGTCAATCGGCACACTAATGCTTCGGTGAAGAGCAAATTGTGCAGCGTCGAAGACAAGCCAATTGCGAGTAGAATGTGCAGGGAAACTCGCGCTTGTCCGCTGCCACCCGAAG ACAGAGCCCCCGGCGATCCGTGTATTGATGCAAATACGACTATCTGCACCGATGCGAAGATCCACAATTACTGCGATCTTCAAGAAGTTCGGAATGTTTGCTGCTTCAGCTGCCGAAAGACAGACAAACGCAAACAATAG
- the LOC136192482 gene encoding ATP-dependent Clp protease ATP-binding subunit clpX-like, mitochondrial, with product MNRLIRPARRVQSFLTLRNAVLCRHYTAASSAAPTTLDSFKTALRHPKRHISSGTDKGKGKKKEILCPRCGSPIDQSASFLTASSRFLRCARCEHIFLIVDADATATKAKTESMTSQEVARKQKSTPSPPPPKKIFEYLGQYVIGQEHAKKVLSVAVYNHYKRLGVMMGGGGKKTKSPASSASAHYHNPWKQQTSYWPSTEKTKAWESPSEIYSRSNGNLFNPLNGVYPTSSIPLALPDDKKQSDGETNTEKDSDSGLRIEKSNILLLGPTGSGKTLLAQTLARCLDVPIAMCDCTTLTQAGYVGEDVESVIVKLVQEADYNIEKAQRGIVFLDEVDKISSVPSYGTRLRDVGGEGVQQALLKMMEGTTVNVPDRNGRKGRAEVMTIDTTNILFIASGAFNALDKIIGRRTKENHLGFGIKTSSSSDAMETLGGDDSNDPFEMLAFKSKASPKEELEARDRLFEMVEAKDLIEFGIIPEFIGRLPVVVSLHSLDEEMLVRILNEGKGALIPQFKALFALDNVELLFTDDSLKDIARQAMEKQTGARGLRSIMEKLLLDPMFEVPGSDIRCVCVDEEVAKGKKAPEYVYETKEESSEGATQANRASGSV from the exons ATGAACCGACTTATTCGGCCTGCGCGGCGAGTTCAGTCGTTTCTCACATTACGTAATGCCGTTTTATGTCGTCACTACACCGCAGCGTCCTCAG CCGCCCCAACGACTCTCGACAGCTTCAAAACAGCTCTACGACACCCAAAACGTCACATTTCAAGCGGAACAGacaagggaaaaggcaaaaagaagGAGATATTGTGCCCTCGCTGTGGCTCGCCCATCGACCAATCAGCGTCCTTCTTGA CCGCGTCATCGCGCTTTTTGCGATGCGCACGTTGCGAGCACATTTTCctcatcgtcgacgccgacgcgacggcgacgaaagcgaaaaccgaatcgatgacgtcacaagaaGTCGCTCGCAAACAAAAATCAACACCCAGTCCGCCACCGCCAAAAAAG ATTTTTGAATATTTGGGTCAGTATGTGATAGGGCAAGAGCACGCGAAAAAAGTTCTCTCTGTGGCCGTTTATAATCATTATAAGCGGCTCGGAGTGATGATGGGTGGCGggggaaagaagacgaagagtcCAGCGTCTAGTGCTAGTGCTCATTATCATAACCCGTGGAAACAGCAGACTTCGTACTGGCCCTCCActgaaaaaacgaaagcgtgGGAATCGCCATCAG aaatttattctcGATCAAATGGCAATTTGTTTAATCCTCTAAATGGGGTTTATCCGACGTCTTCCATTCCGCTTGCTTTGCCTGATGATAAGAAGCAGTCGGACGGTGAAACGAATACGGAAAAGGATTCCGACTCAGGACTGAGAATCGAAAAGAGCAACATACTTCTATTGGGCCCCACAGGATCAG gaaaGACGCTATTGGCTCAGACGCTGGCACGGTGTCTTGACGTTCCCATAGCGATGTGTGACTGCACCACGTTGACTCAAGCCGGTTACGTgggagaagacgtcgaatccgTGATTGTGAAATTAGTACAG GAAGCTGATTACAATATCGAAAAGGCACAAAGAG GAATCGTTTTTTTGGATGAAGTGGATAAAATTAGCTCCGTTCCTTCCTATGGAACGCGATTGCGTGACGTCGGAGGAGAAGGCGTCCAACag gctctgttAAAAATGATGGAAGGAACGACGGTCAATGTCCCAGATCGCAACGGAAGAAAAGGCCGCGCAGAAGTCATGACCATAGACACGACCAACATCCTATTCATTGCATCGGGAGCGTTCAACGCGCTCGACAAGATCATCGGCcgacgaacgaaagaaaac CATTTGGGGTTTGGTATtaaaacgtcgtcatcttccgaTGCCATGGAGACGCTTGGGGGAGATGATAGCAATGACCCGTTTGAAATGCTCGCCTTCAAGTCCAAAGCAAGTCCAAAGGAAGAACTCGAAGCGCGAGATCGACTCTTCGAAATGGTCGAAGCAAAGGATCTAATTGAATTCGGTATAATCCCCGAATTCATTGGTCGTCTTCCCGTCGTGGTAAGTCTCCATTCCTTGGACGAGGAGATGCTGGTGAGAATTCTCAACGAGGGCAAAGGAGCTCTCATTCCCCAATTCAAAGCACTTTTTGCATTAGATAAC GTTGAACTTCTTTTTACTGATGATTCGCTGAAGGATATCGCTCGACAAGCAATGGAAAAGCAAACAGGCGCCAGAGGCCTTCGATCAATCATG GAGAAATTGCTTCTGGATCCCATGTTCGAGGTCCCCGGTTCGGATATTCGTTGCgtttgcgtcgacgaagaggtagcGAAGGGAAAGAAGGCTCCAGAGTACGTGTACGAGACCAAAGAGGAGTCAAGTGAGGGGGCAACTCAAGCCAATCGGGCCTCAGGTTCTGTATAG
- the LOC136192481 gene encoding kelch-like protein diablo yields MAGQTSRPTPIPPDSYPPSTMASLQHTDSSHAHQVLEVIASLRTRNDLCDVVLVVADREIVAHRLVLAASSPYFQAMFTGELSESRQSRVTLRDVSPDAVERLVDFAYTAKVDVNEENVQSLLSVARLLQLQSVVDVCCEFLADQLDATNCLGISHFAERYNCPDLRKTADRFARQHFDQVAESDEFLALSADHLAHLLASDELDTKSEEVVWNVALRWIKHDETTRRRDVAVVMEHVRFSLLTPAFLVGTVSGERLVRADDVCRDLVDEAKNFHLMGPDYSPRIKAVVRRQRVSVRRDQVMYAVGGWCSGDAVNTVEKYDPVTDVWTVVAPMTKQRCGVGVAVLSPSEDLDGSGGDLYAVGGHDGVSYLSSVERYDSKVNAWFADVPATSACRTSVGVAVLDGLIYAVGGQDGVSCLNIVERYNPTLQKWDRIQPMNARRLGVAVTIMSNRLYAVGGSDGTSPLSSVEQYEQQLNQWTPAPVMTTRRKHLGVAALENCLYAVGGRDELSELNTVERFDPRTGHWSPIASMLSRRSGVGLGVVNGKLYAVGGFDGTSYLNSVEWLDLKANAWQTAASMNFRRLGGGVGVMKESSISGVGVVKESSISGGGGGGGGGGGGGGGGDKKT; encoded by the exons ATGGCAGGCCAAACATCGCGGCCTACGCCCATTCCACCCGATTCCTACCCGCCATCGACAATGGCTTCGCTCCAGCACACCGATTCGTCACACGCCCACCAAGTCCTCGAAGTAATCGCCTCACTACGAACCCGAAACGATctctgcgacgtcgttcttgtcgtcgccgatcgcgaaatcgtcgcccaTCGACTCGTTCTCGCCGCGTCGAGCCCCTATTTCCAAGCGATGTTCACCGGCGAACTGTCGGAGAGTCGTCAATCGCGCGTTACCTTGCGTGACGTGAGCCCGGACGCAGtcgaacgtctcgtcgacttcgccTACACGGCGAAagtcgacgtgaacgaggaGAACGTCCAGTCGCTGCTCAGCGTCGCGCGTCTGCTGCAATTGcagagcgtcgtcgatgtctgTTGCGAATTTCTCGCCGATCAGCTCGACGCGACCAATTGTCTCGGTATCAGTCATTTTGCCGAACGCTACAACTGCCCGGACCTTAGAAAAACCGCCGATCGCTTCGCTCGTCAACACTTCGATCAAGtcgccgaaagcgacgaatttctcgcgCTCAGCGCCGACCATCTCGCTCATCTACTCGCCAGCGACGAACTCGACACCAAATCGGAAGAAGTCGTGTGGAACGTCGCCTTGCGCTGGATAAAacacgacgaaacgacgcgacgacgcgacgtcgccgtcgtcatggaaCACGTGCGCTTCTCTCTTTTAACGCCCGCATTTCTCGTCGGCACCGTCTCCGGCGAACGTCTCGTGCGAGCCGACGACGTATGtcgcgatctcgtcgacgaggcgaagaaTTTTCATCTCATGGGGCCGGACTATAGTCCCCGTATAAAAGCTGTCGTTCGACGGCAACGCGTTTCCGTGCGACGGGATCAGGTGATGTACGCCGTCGGCGGATGGTGTtccggcgacgccgtcaatACCGTGGAAAAGTACGATCCCGTGACTGATGTTTGGACGGTCGTTGCGCCCATGACGAAACAACGGTGTGGGGTTGGAGTTGCTGTGCTTTCTCCTTCGGAGGATTTGGATGGGAGTGGCGGGGATTTGTATGCGGTCGGCGGAcacgacggcgtttcttaTTTGAGCAGCGTCGAACGGTATGATTCCAAGGTCAATGCTTGGTTCGCCGATGTTCCGGCGACGAGTGCATGTCGTACGAGCGTTGGGGTTGCCGTCTTGGACGGGCTCATCTATGCCGTTGGCGGACAG gacgGCGTAAGTTGTTTGAACATTGTTGAGCGTTACAACCCAACGCTACAAAAATGGGATCGAATACAGCCAATGAACGCGCGTcgtctcggcgtcgccgtcacaaTCATGTCCAATCGGCTCTACGCGGTCGGCGGCTCGGACggaacgtcgccgttgaGCAGCGTCGAACAATACGAACAGCAATTAAACCAATGGACTCCGGCGCCCGTCatgacgacgcgacgaaagcatctcggcgtcgccgcgctGGAGAATTGCCTCTATGCCGTCGGCGGTCGCGACGAGCTATCCGAGTTGAATACGGTCGAGAGATTCGATCCGCGGACGGGACACTGGTCGCCTATTGCGTCGATGCTCTCGCGACGGAGCGGAGTCGGATTGGGCGTTGTGAACGGGAAGTTGTACGCTGTTGGGGGGTTCGACGGGACTTCGTATTTGAATAGCGTGGAGTGGTTGGACTTGAAGGCGAATGCGTGGCAAACGGCAGCTTCTATGAATTTTCGACGAttaggcggcggcgttggcGTCATGAAGGAATCGTCGATAAGCGGCGTTGGCGTCGTGAAGGAATCGTCGataagcggcggcggcggcggcggcggcggcggcggcggcggcggcggcggcggcgacaaaaaGACGTAA
- the LOC136192497 gene encoding uncharacterized protein yields the protein MSTARAVRTWTARRSNKIFDKLAIDTVDAPKTDGKGGQLAYEIFDINDDVAKRALETKFIQGIKTGRLDPTEYGGYTVQDAIYCYHGTENLETLEKKARSEGLPDLESFASLKAEGYKDYAASMFHDWHINNPRGIDLGEAASNYLHFSRSVLHGFPPYYMIIAMLPCDMLWEWLGQQLKGYVSDANVYSFWIEGNLPGSTSWEDFVDGHTRKYDKEIANQIFRIAMISELNFFRSGCGEKLEPVPKMPEPPSAC from the exons ATGTCTACCGCTAGAGCCGTCAGAACTTGGACTGCTCGTCGatcaaataaaatttttgacAAACTTGCGATAGACACAGTCGACGCGCCAAAAACAGACGGAAAAGGGGGTCAACTGGCCTACGAGATCTTCGAcatcaacgacgacgtggcgaagCGAGCTCTCGAAACAAAGTTCATTCAAGGCATCAAGACCGGTCGGCTCGATCCCACCGAATACGGAGGATACACAGTACAGGACGCCATCTATTGTTATCACG GCACGGAAAATTTGGAGAcgcttgaaaagaaagctcgTAGCGAAGGCCTACCGGATTTGGAATCGTTTGCGAGTCTCAAAGCCGAA GGGTACAAAGACTACGCCGCCAGCATGTTCCACGATTGGCATATAAATAATCCCAGAGGGATCGATCTCGGCGAGGCGGCGAGCAATTATTTGCACTTCAGTCGAAGCGTTCTGCATGGTTTTCCGCCCTACTACATGATCATTGCCATGCTGCCCTGCGATATGTTGTGGGAGTGGCTTGGGCAGCAGCTGAAGGGATACGTTTCGGACGCAAACGTTTATTCGTTTTGGATTGAAGGCAATCTTCCAGGCAGCACGTCGTGGGAAGATTTTGTCGATGGTCATACTCGAAA GTATGATAAAGAAATTGCCAATCAGATATTCAGAATTGCAATGATCAGTGAGCTCAATTTCTTCAGGTCTGGATGTGGAGAGAAGCTTGAACCTGTGCCAAAAATGCCGGAACCCCCTTCCGCATGCTAA
- the LOC136192502 gene encoding esterase OVCA2-like encodes MLYLYTGTLHTPVMSDKKVRLLCLHGYRQSDTTFREKIGSFRKGLRKLIDPVFISAPHKIGDEDPPQFGWWFSSLDKTYRASEESDVDTGFSESIDVVRETLQRRGPFDGVLAFSQGASLLSVICSMHDKEPEKFPFKFAIFISGFKSRSRRHAHFYDSLISCPSLHVYGDTDAVIPKKWSEELAKGFVTAQTHCHVGGHYLPATASDRSVYSTFISQFIS; translated from the coding sequence ATGCTGTACTTGTATACGGGAACCCTCCATACTCCAGTCATGTCGGACAAAAAGGTTCGTCTCCTCTGCCTGCACGGATATCGCCAGAGCGATACGACATTTCGCGAAAAGATAGGATCGTTTCGGAAGGGACTACGTAAGCTTATCGACCCCGTTTTCATATCGGCGCCCCATaaaatcggcgacgaagatccgCCTCAATTTGGCTGGTGGTTTTCCTCTTTGGATAAAACCTATCGAGCTTCGGAGGAATCCGACGTCGATACGGGCTTTTCCGAGtccatcgacgtcgtcagggAAACGCTGCAGCGTCGAGGGCCCTTCGACGGGGTGCTCGCCTTTAGTCAAGGCGCTTCGCTGCTATCCGTCATCTGTTCTATGCACGACAAAGAGCCGGAAAAATTCCCGTTTAAATTTGCTATTTTTATTTCCGGTTTCAAATCTCGCTCGCGCAGACACGCCCACTTCTACGATTCACTGATATCCTGTCCTTCATTGCACGTGTACGGCGATACGGACGCCGTGATACCAAAAAAGTGGAGTGAAGAATTAGCCAAAGGCTTTGTGACTGCACAAACTCATTGCCACGTCGGTGGCCACTACTTACCAGCAACTGCTTCCGATCGTTCAGTGTACTCAACTTTTATAAGTCAATTTATTAGCTGA